From the genome of Streptacidiphilus rugosus AM-16, one region includes:
- a CDS encoding glycoside hydrolase family 13 protein produces the protein MTQHLVIPDRSARIVGGDPLAQRRTGWWRDAVIYQVYPRSFADANGDGMGDLAGVRSRLSYLRDLGVDAVWLSPFYASPQADAGYDVADYRKVDPMFGDTADAAGLIEDAHALGLRVIFDLVPNHCSDQHEWFQQALREGPGSALRKRFHFRPGRGLSGELPPNDWESIFGGPAWTRVTEPDGSAGEWYLHLFAPEQPDFDWEHPAVADEFRSILRFWLDLGVDGFRIDVAHGLVKAPGLPDLGMHDQLKLLGNDEMPFFDQDGVHAIYRSWRPILEEYAGDRIFVAEAWTPTVARTANYVRPDELHQAFNFQYLGTPWNAEALRDVVDQTLDAMRPVGAPATWVLSNHDVTRHATRFANEPSSSTQIRTPGDRELGLRRARAATMLMLALPGSAYVYQGEELGLPDVTDLPDEVRQDPSFHRQAGQDGFRDGCRVPIPWSGTAAPYGFGPVEGGPSWLPQPQSWAELSVEAQTGDPTSTLELYRSALAVRIKHPALGAGDSVEWLDAPAGALAFRRTVAGGSDETGADGATGASGAFVCVANTGSVPVRLPLPGRPMLSSGAEPVVIEGPERLAEIAPDTTVWWTC, from the coding sequence ATGACCCAGCATCTCGTCATTCCGGACCGCTCCGCACGCATCGTCGGGGGCGATCCCCTCGCGCAGCGGAGAACCGGCTGGTGGCGCGACGCGGTGATCTACCAGGTCTACCCGCGCAGCTTCGCCGACGCGAACGGCGACGGGATGGGCGACCTCGCCGGCGTCCGCTCGCGTCTGTCCTACCTGCGCGACCTGGGTGTGGACGCGGTCTGGCTCTCCCCCTTCTACGCCTCCCCGCAGGCCGACGCCGGCTACGACGTCGCCGACTACCGCAAGGTCGACCCGATGTTCGGCGACACCGCCGACGCCGCCGGGCTGATCGAGGACGCGCACGCGCTCGGCCTGCGGGTCATCTTCGACCTGGTCCCCAACCACTGCTCGGACCAGCACGAGTGGTTCCAGCAGGCGCTGCGCGAGGGCCCGGGCTCCGCGCTGCGCAAGCGGTTCCACTTCCGGCCCGGCCGCGGCCTCTCCGGCGAACTGCCGCCCAACGACTGGGAGTCCATCTTCGGCGGCCCGGCCTGGACCCGGGTCACCGAGCCGGACGGCAGCGCGGGGGAGTGGTACCTGCACCTGTTCGCCCCCGAGCAGCCCGACTTCGACTGGGAGCACCCGGCCGTCGCCGACGAGTTCCGCTCGATCCTGCGCTTCTGGCTCGACCTCGGCGTCGACGGCTTCCGCATCGACGTCGCCCACGGTCTGGTCAAGGCCCCCGGCCTGCCCGACCTGGGCATGCACGACCAGCTCAAGCTGCTCGGCAACGACGAGATGCCCTTCTTCGACCAGGACGGCGTCCACGCGATCTACCGCTCCTGGCGGCCGATCCTGGAGGAGTACGCGGGCGACCGCATCTTCGTCGCCGAGGCGTGGACCCCGACGGTGGCCCGCACCGCCAACTACGTCCGCCCCGACGAGCTGCACCAGGCATTCAACTTCCAGTACCTGGGCACCCCCTGGAACGCCGAGGCGCTGCGCGACGTGGTCGACCAGACCCTGGACGCGATGCGTCCGGTGGGCGCGCCCGCCACCTGGGTTCTGTCCAACCACGACGTCACCCGGCACGCCACCCGCTTCGCCAACGAGCCCAGCAGCAGCACCCAGATCCGCACCCCCGGCGACCGCGAGCTCGGCCTGCGCCGCGCCCGCGCGGCGACGATGCTGATGCTGGCGCTGCCCGGCTCGGCCTACGTCTACCAGGGCGAGGAGCTCGGCCTGCCCGACGTCACCGACCTGCCGGACGAGGTCCGCCAGGACCCCTCCTTCCACCGCCAGGCCGGTCAGGACGGCTTCCGCGACGGCTGCCGGGTGCCGATCCCGTGGTCCGGCACGGCGGCCCCCTACGGCTTCGGTCCGGTCGAGGGCGGCCCCAGCTGGCTGCCCCAGCCGCAGTCCTGGGCCGAGCTGAGCGTGGAGGCGCAGACCGGCGACCCGACCTCCACGCTGGAGCTGTACCGCTCCGCGCTGGCCGTCCGGATCAAGCACCCCGCGCTCGGCGCCGGCGACAGCGTCGAGTGGCTGGACGCGCCCGCCGGGGCGCTCGCCTTCCGCCGGACCGTGGCCGGCGGGAGCGATGAGACCGGTGCGGACGGGGCAACGGGTGCCTCCGGTGCCTTCGTCTGCGTCGCCAACACCGGCTCCGTGCCCGTCCGGCTGCCCCTGCCGGGGCGGCCGATGCTCTCCTCGGGCGCGGAGCCGGTGGTGATCGAGGGACCGGAGAGACTGGCGGAGATCGCCCCGGACACCACCGTCTGGTGGACCTGCTGA
- a CDS encoding carbohydrate ABC transporter permease encodes MTVAAPVETAPPRRAEERRAGPLKRIRRSYDQFWYAWAMCAPVVVILALLVGYPLVLGVMYTFTDATSLNVGHTIGVNHIPDTFSWVGLKTYLDILSGPDNQFWPHFWWTIIWTVSCVTVTVSLGLGLAVLLNRQVRGRAFYRLLLVLPWAVPTFVTIFSWRLMLADDGVLNSLTGAIGLGHISWLSDPFWQKIAAIAVNTWVGVPFMMLSMLGGLQAIPAELYEAAEMDGASAWQRFRHVTLPGLRPVSSTLVLLGIIWTFNQFNVIFLLFGANNSDSVQILVTYSYKLFFGQTPMDYARAATVGVLCLSILVVFTEFYRRWIRRMQGAQA; translated from the coding sequence ATGACCGTGGCCGCACCGGTGGAAACCGCTCCGCCACGCCGGGCCGAGGAGCGGCGGGCAGGACCGCTCAAGCGGATCCGGCGATCGTACGACCAGTTCTGGTACGCGTGGGCCATGTGCGCCCCGGTCGTGGTGATCCTCGCGCTGCTGGTCGGCTACCCGCTGGTCCTCGGCGTCATGTACACCTTCACCGACGCGACCAGCCTCAACGTCGGGCACACCATCGGGGTCAACCACATCCCCGACACCTTCAGCTGGGTCGGTCTGAAGACCTACCTGGACATCCTGTCCGGCCCGGACAACCAGTTCTGGCCGCACTTCTGGTGGACCATCATCTGGACCGTCAGCTGCGTCACCGTGACCGTCTCGCTCGGTCTCGGTCTGGCGGTCCTGCTCAACCGCCAGGTGCGCGGCCGCGCCTTCTACCGGCTGCTGCTGGTGCTGCCCTGGGCCGTGCCGACCTTCGTCACCATCTTCTCGTGGCGGCTGATGCTGGCCGACGACGGCGTGCTCAACTCGCTCACCGGAGCGATCGGCCTGGGCCACATCTCCTGGCTGAGCGACCCGTTCTGGCAGAAGATCGCCGCCATCGCGGTCAACACCTGGGTCGGCGTGCCGTTCATGATGCTCTCCATGCTGGGCGGCCTGCAGGCCATCCCCGCCGAGCTCTACGAGGCGGCCGAGATGGACGGGGCCAGTGCCTGGCAGCGTTTCCGCCACGTCACCCTGCCCGGCCTGCGCCCGGTCAGCAGCACCCTGGTGCTGCTGGGCATCATCTGGACGTTCAACCAGTTCAACGTCATCTTCCTGCTCTTCGGCGCGAACAACAGCGACAGCGTGCAGATCCTGGTGACCTACTCCTACAAGCTCTTCTTCGGTCAGACGCCGATGGACTACGCCCGCGCCGCCACCGTCGGCGTGCTGTGCCTGTCCATCCTGGTCGTCTTCACCGAGTTCTACCGGCGCTGGATCCGGCGCATGCAGGGAGCGCAGGCATGA
- a CDS encoding sugar ABC transporter permease, translating to MSIIPTKPRVRGRRSLLASLGLHGVLALAAFIAAFPVVWVVYISLGAGEFDYQHPQRIAAHPSLSNYSHVLGQTDFLTWLGNSAIVAAGTMVIGVLVSASAGYAVSRIRFLGRGTLMYTFLLTQMFPVAVLMVPLYKILSETGLLDSYLGLILVYCTTAVPYCAWLLKGYFDTIPVDIDEAGRIDGLTPFGTFWRLILPLARPGLAVAAFYTFITAWGEVAFASFFLLSPNKLTLAIGMKQFISQYNSQWNYLAATGVLIAIPAAALFYVVQKNLVTGLTAGGTKG from the coding sequence ATGAGCATCATCCCCACGAAGCCCCGCGTCCGCGGCCGGCGCTCGCTGCTCGCCTCGCTCGGCCTGCACGGTGTCCTCGCCCTGGCCGCCTTCATCGCCGCCTTCCCGGTGGTCTGGGTCGTCTACATCTCGCTCGGTGCGGGCGAGTTCGACTACCAGCACCCGCAGCGCATCGCGGCCCACCCCTCGCTGTCCAACTACAGCCACGTGCTCGGGCAGACCGACTTCCTGACCTGGCTGGGCAACTCGGCGATCGTCGCCGCCGGCACCATGGTGATCGGCGTGCTGGTCTCCGCCAGCGCCGGCTACGCCGTCTCCCGGATCAGGTTCCTGGGCCGCGGCACCCTGATGTACACCTTCCTGCTGACCCAGATGTTCCCGGTCGCCGTGCTGATGGTGCCGCTGTACAAGATCCTCTCCGAGACCGGGCTGCTCGACAGCTACCTGGGCCTCATCCTGGTCTACTGCACCACCGCCGTGCCGTACTGCGCCTGGCTGCTCAAGGGCTACTTCGACACCATCCCGGTGGACATCGACGAGGCCGGGCGGATCGACGGCCTGACCCCGTTCGGCACCTTCTGGCGGCTGATCCTGCCGCTGGCCCGTCCGGGACTGGCCGTGGCCGCGTTCTACACCTTCATCACCGCGTGGGGCGAGGTCGCCTTCGCCTCCTTCTTCCTGCTCTCGCCGAACAAGCTGACGCTCGCCATCGGCATGAAGCAGTTCATCAGCCAGTACAACTCGCAGTGGAACTACCTGGCCGCGACCGGCGTGCTCATCGCCATCCCGGCGGCCGCCCTGTTCTACGTCGTCCAGAAGAACCTGGTGACCGGCCTCACCGCCGGCGGCACCAAGGGCTGA
- a CDS encoding LacI family DNA-binding transcriptional regulator, with the protein MNTARAANTARLADIAAQAGVSEATVSRVLNGKPGVAAATRQAVLAALDVLGYERPTRLRQRSAGLIGLITPELSNPIFPALAQVIEQVLTRFGYTPVLCTQTPGGSTEDELVEMLVERGVTGIVFVSGLHADTTADTARYDKLQGQGVPFVMINGFSERVSAPFISPDDRAAMWMALRHLIGLGHRRIGLAVGPSRFVPVLRKEEGFVAAAQDLLGLSEEESRSLIQHSLFTVEGGQAAANALLDKGCTAIVCGSDLMAFGAIRGARARGLAVPKDISVVGFDDSPLIAFADPPLTTIRQPVESMGAAAVNVLLEEIGGNPAQRGEFVFQPELVVRGSTGALS; encoded by the coding sequence GTGAACACAGCGCGGGCGGCGAACACAGCGCGATTGGCGGACATCGCGGCGCAGGCGGGGGTCAGCGAGGCCACCGTCTCCCGGGTGCTGAACGGGAAGCCGGGCGTCGCCGCGGCGACCCGGCAGGCGGTGCTGGCCGCGCTGGACGTGCTCGGCTACGAGCGGCCCACCCGGCTGCGGCAGCGCAGCGCCGGACTGATCGGGCTGATCACCCCGGAGCTGAGCAACCCGATCTTCCCCGCGCTGGCCCAGGTCATCGAGCAGGTGCTGACCCGCTTCGGCTACACGCCCGTCCTGTGCACCCAGACGCCCGGCGGCTCGACCGAGGACGAGCTCGTCGAGATGCTGGTCGAGCGCGGCGTCACCGGGATCGTCTTCGTCTCCGGTCTGCACGCGGACACCACGGCCGACACCGCCCGCTACGACAAGCTCCAGGGCCAGGGCGTGCCGTTCGTGATGATCAACGGCTTCAGCGAGCGCGTCAGCGCGCCGTTCATCTCGCCCGACGACCGGGCCGCGATGTGGATGGCGCTGCGCCACCTGATCGGGCTCGGGCACCGCAGGATCGGCCTGGCGGTCGGCCCGTCCCGCTTCGTGCCCGTGCTGCGCAAGGAGGAGGGCTTCGTCGCCGCCGCGCAGGACCTGCTGGGGCTGAGCGAGGAGGAGAGCCGCTCGCTGATCCAGCACTCCCTGTTCACCGTCGAGGGCGGCCAGGCCGCGGCCAACGCGCTGCTGGACAAGGGCTGCACGGCGATCGTCTGCGGCAGCGACCTGATGGCCTTCGGTGCGATCCGCGGCGCGCGGGCGCGCGGGCTGGCCGTTCCCAAGGACATCTCGGTGGTCGGCTTCGACGACTCGCCGCTGATCGCCTTCGCCGACCCGCCGCTGACGACGATCCGTCAGCCGGTCGAGTCCATGGGCGCGGCGGCGGTGAACGTGCTGCTGGAGGAGATCGGCGGCAACCCGGCGCAGCGCGGGGAGTTCGTCTTCCA
- a CDS encoding MFS transporter, with amino-acid sequence MSYRALFAPRGAVGFSLAVLVARFPMGMFSLAATLLVTSLHRSYSLAGLGGAATLVAVAAAGPWQARLVDRYGQTRVSVPAVLLASLGGAGIVAALYGHAPVQVYLLACAVSGLGPNTGSLARARWARLHRGREAVLHTAYAYEGVADELCYILGPIAAMTLATGFSPLTAYLTASLLALTGILALATQRRTEPPPTRRAPDPAGAGRRAIPLIGGSGRPTVAGRGLGRLRRARPGGVPGGAHPAGGALRAEGMPALVVMLVAAGGVFGTMEITTIGFAQAHGHKAAASLVLSCYAFGSCLSGLAFGIWRPRGRPVVRLRWALAAMALTLAPLPFASSLPQLAAILLVAGLATAPTMSTSMGLVGELVPPEQLTEGFTWTTTGLLVGISAGTAAGGWLVDHAPPGTGYHVPAAAALLALACSVRLRSRVGLRQTAGEKLFVQ; translated from the coding sequence GTGTCCTACCGCGCACTGTTCGCGCCGCGCGGCGCGGTCGGGTTCAGCCTGGCCGTGCTCGTGGCGCGGTTCCCGATGGGGATGTTCTCGCTCGCGGCCACCCTGCTGGTGACCTCGCTGCACCGCTCCTACAGCCTGGCCGGCCTCGGCGGCGCGGCCACGCTCGTCGCCGTCGCGGCGGCCGGGCCCTGGCAGGCCAGGCTGGTGGACCGCTACGGGCAGACCAGGGTGAGCGTGCCGGCGGTGCTGCTGGCGAGCCTCGGCGGCGCGGGGATCGTCGCCGCGCTGTACGGGCACGCCCCGGTCCAGGTCTACCTGCTGGCCTGCGCGGTCAGCGGCCTCGGCCCCAACACCGGCTCCCTGGCCCGCGCCCGCTGGGCCCGGCTGCACCGCGGCCGCGAGGCCGTGCTGCACACCGCCTACGCCTACGAGGGCGTCGCCGACGAGCTCTGCTACATCCTCGGCCCCATCGCCGCGATGACCCTGGCGACCGGCTTCTCCCCGCTGACCGCCTACCTGACCGCGAGCCTGCTGGCGCTGACCGGCATCCTCGCCCTGGCGACCCAACGCCGCACCGAACCGCCGCCGACGCGCCGCGCGCCGGACCCGGCCGGGGCCGGGCGGCGGGCGATCCCGCTCATCGGCGGGAGCGGCCGCCCCACCGTGGCCGGACGAGGGCTGGGCCGCCTACGGCGCGCGCGCCCCGGCGGAGTTCCGGGTGGGGCGCATCCGGCGGGCGGCGCGCTGCGGGCGGAGGGGATGCCGGCGCTGGTGGTGATGCTGGTGGCCGCGGGCGGGGTCTTCGGCACCATGGAGATCACCACGATCGGCTTCGCCCAGGCGCACGGCCACAAGGCCGCCGCCAGCCTGGTGCTCTCCTGCTACGCGTTCGGCTCCTGCCTGTCCGGTCTGGCCTTCGGGATCTGGCGGCCGCGCGGCCGTCCGGTGGTGCGGCTGCGCTGGGCGCTGGCCGCGATGGCGCTGACCCTGGCGCCGTTGCCGTTCGCCTCCTCGCTGCCGCAGCTGGCGGCGATCCTGCTGGTCGCGGGCCTGGCCACGGCGCCGACGATGTCGACCAGCATGGGCCTGGTCGGCGAGCTGGTGCCGCCGGAACAGCTGACCGAGGGCTTCACCTGGACCACCACCGGACTGCTGGTCGGCATCTCCGCCGGCACCGCGGCGGGCGGCTGGCTGGTCGACCACGCACCGCCGGGCACGGGCTACCACGTGCCCGCCGCGGCGGCGCTGCTCGCGCTCGCCTGCTCGGTCCGTCTGCGCAGCCGAGTGGGCCTGCGGCAAACGGCGGGCGAAAAGCTGTTCGTGCAATAG
- a CDS encoding LacI family DNA-binding transcriptional regulator: MTRRLAEVAQKVGVSEATVSRVLNGKPGVSEATRTAVLTALDVLGYERPTQLRGERSRLVGLVLPELQNPIFPAFAEVVGGALAQQGFTPVLCTQTAGGVSEADYVELLLQQQVSGVVFFGGMYAQAESPHGHYERLAERGLPTVLMNAAIEDLDFPQVSCDDAVAVEQAVGHLVSLGHRRIGLVLGPPDHVPSQRKLAAAKEAAARAGVELPDEAVEHALFSLEGGQAATTRLLKRGVTGVICASDPLALGAVRAARRRGLDVPRDVSVVGYDDSSFMTCTDPPLTTIRQPIEAMGRAAVDLLVGEIAGARVTHDELLFEPELVVRGSTGPAAPA; this comes from the coding sequence ATGACACGACGACTCGCCGAGGTCGCGCAGAAGGTCGGGGTCAGCGAGGCGACGGTCAGCCGGGTGCTCAACGGCAAGCCGGGCGTCTCGGAGGCCACCCGCACAGCTGTCCTGACCGCACTCGACGTGCTCGGCTACGAACGACCGACCCAGCTGCGCGGCGAACGCTCGCGCCTGGTCGGCCTGGTCCTGCCCGAGCTGCAGAACCCGATCTTCCCCGCCTTCGCCGAGGTGGTCGGCGGCGCGCTGGCCCAGCAGGGTTTCACGCCCGTGCTGTGCACGCAGACCGCCGGCGGCGTCTCCGAGGCCGACTACGTGGAGCTGCTCCTCCAGCAGCAGGTCTCCGGCGTGGTCTTCTTCGGCGGCATGTACGCCCAGGCCGAGTCCCCGCACGGCCACTACGAGCGGCTCGCCGAGCGCGGGCTGCCCACGGTGCTGATGAACGCGGCCATAGAGGACCTGGACTTCCCCCAGGTCAGCTGTGACGACGCGGTGGCGGTCGAGCAGGCCGTCGGACACCTGGTCTCGCTCGGCCACCGCAGGATCGGCCTGGTGCTCGGCCCGCCCGACCACGTCCCCTCGCAGCGCAAGCTCGCGGCGGCGAAGGAGGCCGCGGCCAGGGCCGGGGTGGAACTGCCCGACGAGGCGGTCGAGCACGCGCTCTTCTCGCTGGAGGGCGGCCAGGCCGCCACCACGCGGCTGCTCAAGCGCGGCGTCACCGGCGTCATCTGCGCCAGCGACCCGCTCGCGCTCGGCGCCGTCCGCGCCGCCCGCCGCCGCGGTCTCGACGTCCCGCGCGATGTCTCGGTCGTCGGCTACGACGACTCCTCCTTCATGACCTGCACCGATCCGCCGCTGACGACGATCCGCCAGCCGATCGAGGCGATGGGCCGGGCCGCCGTCGACCTGCTCGTCGGCGAGATCGCCGGCGCCCGGGTGACCCACGACGAGCTGCTCTTCGAGCCGGAGCTCGTGGTCCGGGGCTCCACCGGACCGGCGGCGCCTGCGTAG
- a CDS encoding LacI family DNA-binding transcriptional regulator, which produces MTIPPQVAPSPARLADIAAQAGVSEATVSRVLNGKAGVSATTRQTVLAALDVLGYDRPVKLRQRSAGLIGLITPELSNPIFPALAQMIEQVLTRHGYTPLLCTQTPGGSTEDELVDMLVDRGVTGIVFVSGLHADTSADHERYARLAGRGVPFVLIDGFSERIDASFVSPDDRAAMWMAVRHLAELGHQRVGLAVGPARFVPVARKLEGFHEATQELLGLSAAESEDLVQHTLFTVEGGHAAGGSLLDKGCTAIVCGSDLMAFGVIRAARQRGLSVPGDVSVVGFDDSPLIAFADPPLTTIRKPVEAMGAAAVDALLEEINAAEAHRAEFVFQPELVVRGSTGARPRA; this is translated from the coding sequence ATGACCATTCCCCCTCAGGTCGCGCCGTCACCGGCCAGGCTCGCGGACATCGCGGCCCAGGCCGGTGTCAGCGAGGCCACGGTCTCGCGGGTGCTGAACGGCAAGGCGGGCGTCTCGGCCACGACCAGGCAGACGGTGCTGGCGGCGCTGGACGTGCTCGGCTACGACCGGCCGGTGAAACTGCGGCAGCGCAGCGCCGGACTGATCGGGCTGATCACGCCGGAGCTGAGCAACCCGATCTTCCCGGCGCTGGCCCAGATGATCGAGCAGGTGCTGACCCGGCACGGGTACACCCCGCTGCTGTGCACGCAGACGCCCGGCGGCTCGACCGAGGACGAGCTGGTCGACATGCTGGTCGACCGCGGCGTCACCGGCATCGTCTTCGTCTCGGGACTGCACGCCGACACCAGCGCCGACCACGAGCGCTACGCCAGGCTCGCCGGACGCGGCGTCCCCTTCGTGCTGATCGACGGGTTCAGCGAGCGCATCGACGCCTCCTTCGTCTCGCCCGACGACCGGGCCGCCATGTGGATGGCGGTGCGGCACCTCGCCGAACTCGGCCACCAGCGCGTCGGCCTGGCCGTCGGACCGGCCCGCTTCGTCCCGGTGGCCAGGAAGCTGGAGGGCTTCCACGAGGCCACCCAGGAACTGCTCGGGCTGAGCGCGGCCGAGAGCGAGGACCTGGTCCAGCACACCCTGTTCACCGTCGAGGGCGGCCACGCCGCGGGCGGCAGCCTGCTGGACAAGGGCTGCACCGCGATCGTCTGCGGCAGCGACCTGATGGCCTTCGGCGTCATCCGCGCCGCCCGTCAGCGGGGACTGAGCGTGCCGGGCGACGTCTCGGTGGTCGGCTTCGACGACTCCCCGCTGATCGCCTTCGCCGACCCGCCGCTGACGACCATTCGCAAGCCCGTCGAGGCGATGGGCGCGGCGGCGGTCGACGCGCTGCTGGAGGAGATCAACGCGGCCGAGGCGCACCGGGCCGAGTTCGTCTTCCAGCCCGAGCTGGTCGTCCGCGGTTCCACCGGCGCCAGGCCGCGGGCCTGA
- a CDS encoding extracellular solute-binding protein: MRRGIAAAVLATAIAVSASACGSSGSSASGSAASAGPVTITWWDTSDATNEAPTYKALVAQFERANPNIKVNYVSVPFADAQTKFTTAAAAGKGAPDVLRSDVGWVAGFAQQGYLVPLDGTPAAAEKASFEQQLITQATYQGKLYGIPEVTDTLALMYNKAIFAKAGITAAPTTWDQLKADAAQIKQKAGVDGFDFNPNSYYAMPFLYGEGTDMIDVANKKLEFNSAAAIKGINTLKDLISAPGVAKLDTTANGYANIMDAFESGKVASIIQGPWETTNVFKGSSFTDKSNLGIAAVPAGSAGKAGAPIGGHNLVAYAGSDAAHQAASEKLIAFLTSAASQTTIATKNATLPTRQDAYTSAVTANPGIAGFQAVLSAGMPRPANAQYSSLYGPFGTELTKILTGQESVQAGMSNVTVQSQKLLPDYAAQ; this comes from the coding sequence ATGCGTCGTGGCATTGCGGCAGCCGTACTGGCGACGGCGATAGCGGTTTCTGCAAGCGCTTGCGGTTCCAGCGGCAGCAGCGCGAGCGGCTCCGCCGCCAGCGCGGGTCCTGTCACCATCACCTGGTGGGACACCTCGGACGCCACCAACGAGGCTCCGACCTACAAGGCGCTGGTCGCCCAGTTCGAGCGGGCCAACCCGAACATCAAGGTCAACTACGTCAGCGTGCCGTTCGCCGACGCCCAGACCAAGTTCACCACCGCCGCGGCCGCCGGCAAGGGCGCGCCCGACGTCCTGCGCTCGGACGTGGGCTGGGTCGCCGGCTTCGCCCAGCAGGGCTACCTCGTCCCGCTGGACGGCACCCCCGCCGCCGCCGAGAAGGCCTCCTTCGAGCAGCAGCTCATCACCCAGGCCACGTACCAGGGCAAGCTGTACGGCATCCCCGAGGTCACCGACACCCTCGCCCTGATGTACAACAAGGCGATCTTCGCGAAGGCCGGCATCACCGCCGCGCCGACCACCTGGGACCAGCTCAAGGCCGACGCCGCCCAGATCAAGCAGAAGGCCGGCGTCGACGGCTTCGACTTCAACCCGAACTCCTACTACGCGATGCCCTTCCTCTACGGCGAGGGCACCGACATGATCGACGTCGCGAACAAGAAGCTGGAGTTCAACTCCGCCGCCGCGATCAAGGGCATCAACACGCTCAAGGACCTGATCTCCGCGCCCGGCGTCGCCAAGCTGGACACCACCGCCAACGGCTACGCCAACATCATGGACGCGTTCGAGAGCGGCAAGGTCGCCTCGATCATCCAGGGCCCGTGGGAGACCACCAACGTCTTCAAGGGCTCCTCCTTCACCGACAAGTCGAACCTCGGCATCGCCGCCGTCCCGGCCGGCTCGGCCGGCAAGGCCGGCGCCCCGATCGGTGGCCACAACCTGGTCGCCTACGCCGGTTCGGACGCCGCCCACCAGGCTGCCTCCGAGAAGCTGATCGCCTTCCTGACCTCGGCCGCCTCGCAGACCACCATCGCGACCAAGAACGCGACGCTGCCGACCCGCCAGGACGCCTACACCTCGGCCGTCACCGCCAACCCGGGCATCGCCGGCTTCCAGGCCGTCCTCTCGGCCGGCATGCCGCGCCCGGCCAACGCCCAGTACAGCTCCCTGTACGGCCCCTTCGGCACCGAGCTGACGAAGATCCTCACCGGCCAGGAGAGCGTCCAGGCGGGCATGTCCAACGTGACCGTCCAGTCGCAGAAGCTGCTCCCGGACTACGCCGCCCAGTGA